The Muricauda sp. SCSIO 65647 genome includes a region encoding these proteins:
- a CDS encoding fibronectin type III domain-containing protein translates to MRDFFSKKTDPLSFLHLTTSHLNISTIKSTFSHGLELAVFFVYSNAFSQIDYGTIKLFNSLTDQEILNISNGSTYDLNVVGDSLNIVAVPPISVGSVTFSTTIGESRTESVAPYAFNGDVSGNYQSRLTLPNHLDVSITFAVSYWSASGGTGTLLGDDVYAITFTKPAPDITPPTAPSGLTSTGNTDTSIYVSWNVASDNVAVTGYKIYLDNVPTTLGNVTNHQFMGLAPSTSHDIKVRALDAVSNESFDSNVVTVTTDSGSGGGLETWSTANNGNDIYYNNGKVKIGVANPEANLHFSGNAKIEHDESDMFGVDGSGLGIGTNSPGAYRLAVKGSIRAEEIKVETGWPDYVFSEGYDLPTLEEVEKHIKEKGHLINIPSAEEVKANGIQLGEMNKLLLEKIEELTLHIIKLNKEIKTLKQNQ, encoded by the coding sequence ATGCGCGATTTCTTTTCAAAGAAAACGGACCCTCTGTCCTTTTTACACTTGACCACATCACATCTTAACATCTCAACTATAAAAAGTACATTTTCTCACGGCCTTGAATTGGCTGTGTTTTTTGTTTACAGCAATGCGTTCTCTCAAATAGATTATGGGACCATCAAACTCTTCAACTCGCTAACCGATCAAGAGATTTTGAACATTTCCAACGGTTCCACTTATGACCTAAATGTGGTCGGTGATAGTTTAAATATCGTCGCAGTGCCTCCCATATCAGTAGGAAGTGTAACTTTTTCTACGACCATAGGTGAAAGTAGAACCGAGAGTGTGGCGCCTTACGCCTTTAATGGTGACGTATCGGGTAACTATCAAAGCAGGTTGACCTTGCCCAACCACCTAGACGTTTCTATAACTTTTGCAGTAAGCTATTGGAGCGCAAGTGGTGGTACTGGCACACTTTTGGGAGACGATGTCTACGCAATAACCTTTACCAAACCGGCTCCCGATATCACGCCTCCCACGGCGCCATCAGGTCTTACAAGCACTGGCAATACCGATACATCAATCTATGTTTCCTGGAATGTGGCATCGGACAATGTCGCAGTTACAGGATACAAAATATATCTTGACAACGTCCCTACTACCCTGGGAAATGTCACCAACCATCAATTTATGGGATTGGCACCTTCCACTTCCCATGACATAAAGGTACGCGCTTTGGACGCGGTGAGCAATGAGAGCTTCGACAGCAACGTGGTTACTGTAACTACAGACTCAGGTTCAGGTGGTGGGCTTGAGACATGGTCAACAGCTAACAATGGGAATGACATTTATTACAACAATGGAAAAGTAAAAATCGGTGTAGCGAATCCAGAAGCAAATCTACATTTCTCGGGCAACGCCAAGATTGAACATGATGAGTCTGATATGTTCGGTGTTGATGGGAGTGGTTTAGGAATAGGCACTAACTCACCCGGTGCTTACAGACTGGCTGTTAAAGGAAGTATTAGAGCTGAAGAAATTAAGGTCGAAACCGGTTGGCCCGATTATGTGTTCAGCGAAGGTTATGATCTACCCACTTTAGAGGAAGTCGAAAAGCATATCAAAGAGAAAGGCCACCTTATCAACATACCCTCAGCAGAAGAGGTCAAGGCCAATGGTATTCAACTTGGTGAAATGAACAAGTTGTTGTTGGAGAAGATCGAGGAGTTGACGCTTCATATCATCAAGCTGAACAAAGAAATCAAAACCCTTAAACAAAATCAATAA
- a CDS encoding PKD domain-containing protein: protein MKSFYWIVLFGFLFGYQLSAQSGYEKRINCGGPATTYLGNTYDADDSETNSPYSNGEKIGTFPAVNLPSLYQTIRFTKNTNRELFYDITVPNAGTYDVVLQFAEPFWGVSSGGSGDGVRVFDVFVEGTQLANDLDVVQLVGPHAVHTINHQVTMSSGDLVISIEIDAEPDKNDPIINAIEVLEVSSPSNNAPVANAGSDVTITLPTNSASLTGSGTDSDGTIAAYLWSQQSGPSTASLSGANTTNLTANNLVEGTYVFRLTVTDDDGATGFDDVSVIVESSGSGGNPGTSVWSESSTNDDIYYNNGNVGIGTTNPGSRLQVNGDFMLWGGEAYGDGWGISRFNWKGHSLIMGTKLGMYAHNLIELKPGGSNSGQLWSAIELYQALDENVHEKRVRISSHIHTATFFNAGNVGIGTSSPDSKLTVKGKIHTEEVKVDLNVPGPDYVFKEGYVLRSLEEVRHYINEYGHLPNIPSAKEMQANGIQLGEMNMKLLEKIEELTLYTIQQQKRIESLEKALKNLKE from the coding sequence ATGAAAAGTTTTTATTGGATAGTATTATTCGGATTTTTATTTGGCTACCAACTAAGTGCCCAATCGGGGTACGAGAAAAGAATCAACTGTGGGGGCCCGGCAACTACTTATTTGGGCAATACTTACGATGCCGATGATTCAGAAACGAACTCGCCATACTCGAATGGAGAGAAAATAGGAACTTTCCCAGCTGTAAATTTGCCCAGTCTCTATCAAACCATAAGGTTTACCAAAAATACCAATAGAGAGCTCTTTTACGATATAACGGTACCCAATGCCGGAACTTATGATGTGGTATTGCAATTTGCCGAGCCCTTTTGGGGTGTTTCCTCGGGAGGTAGTGGAGATGGTGTTAGGGTCTTTGATGTGTTTGTTGAAGGAACCCAATTGGCCAACGACCTTGATGTTGTGCAATTGGTGGGGCCCCATGCGGTTCATACGATCAATCACCAAGTTACAATGTCTTCAGGGGATTTGGTCATCAGTATTGAAATAGACGCTGAACCAGATAAAAATGACCCTATTATCAATGCAATCGAGGTGCTTGAAGTGTCAAGTCCCTCTAACAATGCACCGGTTGCCAATGCTGGTTCAGATGTTACTATTACACTGCCAACCAATAGCGCCTCACTGACAGGTAGTGGCACAGATTCCGATGGTACGATTGCTGCATACCTATGGAGTCAGCAAAGTGGTCCCAGTACCGCTTCCCTTAGCGGTGCAAATACAACCAATCTTACAGCCAATAATTTAGTTGAAGGCACATATGTTTTTCGTTTGACCGTTACCGATGATGATGGTGCCACAGGATTTGATGATGTTTCTGTCATTGTGGAATCTTCAGGTTCGGGGGGCAACCCGGGAACTTCGGTATGGTCAGAATCAAGCACGAATGATGACATCTACTATAACAACGGCAATGTAGGGATTGGCACAACAAACCCCGGTTCAAGACTACAAGTCAATGGAGATTTTATGTTGTGGGGCGGAGAAGCCTATGGCGACGGTTGGGGAATTTCCCGTTTCAATTGGAAAGGACACTCTCTGATCATGGGCACAAAGCTTGGGATGTATGCCCATAACTTAATTGAATTAAAGCCTGGAGGTTCAAATTCAGGCCAACTCTGGTCAGCTATTGAACTATATCAGGCTTTAGATGAGAACGTTCATGAAAAAAGAGTTAGAATTTCCTCACATATCCACACCGCGACCTTTTTTAATGCAGGCAATGTAGGCATTGGCACCTCGTCTCCCGACTCCAAACTTACCGTAAAGGGGAAGATCCACACCGAAGAGGTCAAGGTCGATCTCAACGTACCCGGACCCGATTATGTGTTCAAAGAAGGCTATGTGCTGAGAAGCTTGGAAGAAGTCCGGCATTACATTAACGAATATGGGCACCTGCCCAACATACCCTCGGCCAAAGAGATGCAGGCCAATGGCATTCAACTAGGCGAAATGAACATGAAACTGCTGGAGAAGATCGAGGAGTTGACCCTATATACTATTCAACAACAAAAAAGAATCGAAAGTCTGGAAAAGGCTCTCAAAAATCTGAAGGAATGA
- a CDS encoding DUF6443 domain-containing protein — MNKYLSIFLITLMGSLVSGQVVYPPSGQSTYIISSGQNITVTDGQSITFGPGTHIQSGAIFTAKILLVNTADDPYSSISQSDENYVFTRNFQKAMSSFTTSSTLEGDVYERITYFDGLGRPIQQLGIKAAPDKKDIVTHIGYDDFGRQDKEWLPYHEPTGTLGTYRGDMASTTRSYYKTNYPEDFTSLSSGTANAYGEKDFEDSPLNRVLKQAAPGQDWRLGAGHEIEFDYEVNAANEVRLFTVDLTISNGIYMPSLSNDGHYVAGTLYKNVVKDENHSSGTDHTTEEFTDMQGRVVLKRTHNNGDHDTYYVYDDFGNLTYVLPPKVTTSSVSSTELNELCYQYRYDGRNRLAEKKLPGKGWESVVYNKLDQPIMTQDANQDSANEWLFTKYDAFGRVAYTGVDTGNSSSRNSVQNGADSESDQFETRTSGANTYAGTTVYYSKTAYPTSFNAVYTINYYDDYVDTDGLSVPSTVLGQTTTSDTQGLATVGKVRVLGTNDWITTITGYDAKGRVIYTASKNNYLNTTTIVETELDFGGKVLQTKTTHSRTGHTDVVTTDTFAYDHQGRLLRQTQTINGQSQETLLHNTYDNLGLLAQKTVGGGLQTVDYAYNVRGWLKSINDPGSLGSDLFAFGINYNTVAHSGTQLYNGNIAETEWRTANDNVQRWYRYGYDALNRINSATANSTNYHVSDITYDKNGNILTLKRKGHTNASATNFGMMDDLTYTYGANSNKLYNMLDEASTSQGFNDFLHGDTSVEEYTYDDNGNMVKDLNKGIGTVSTDGITYNHLNLPTSVVINNAQHNGTISYIYDATGVKQRKIVSTGTTTDYAGNYVYENNALQFFNHPEGYVAPDGTGGYEYVYQYKDHLGNVRLSYTDNNGILEIVEESNYYPFGLKHKGYNDGVSSLGNDVAQKWKYNGVELDETTGLYEMDLRQYDPAIARWTSIDPVTHYSASTYNAFDNNPIFFADPSGADSESFWQNVFRARDRDGQTLADLSGGDNFEESDGSNDNTSSESESNEDCCEEYIASLFHYKGPKETRYYKNNPDKEKIVLQAAYKAGVLATRVSNDLGGDNLGYSGAIRHSYWMYLIAVELGPELAERLGMLHEDYEITVGEHKGKNNLTTRDSQMDQVNNAFGILIARKNPNLTDLEFEDIFLKTVNHKDYQKLIKIFDTHTIPKESLKVKAERVKRMDERTFVRFGEF; from the coding sequence ATGAACAAGTATCTGAGCATTTTCTTAATAACATTGATGGGTTCATTGGTTTCGGGCCAAGTGGTTTACCCTCCCTCGGGCCAATCAACCTACATTATTTCCAGTGGCCAGAACATTACGGTCACAGATGGCCAGAGCATTACCTTTGGCCCTGGCACACATATACAATCAGGGGCCATTTTTACGGCCAAAATTCTATTGGTCAATACAGCAGATGATCCCTACAGCTCGATTTCGCAAAGTGACGAAAACTATGTATTTACCAGAAACTTTCAGAAGGCAATGTCAAGTTTTACCACTTCGAGCACCTTGGAAGGCGATGTATACGAGCGTATTACCTATTTTGACGGGCTGGGCAGGCCCATACAGCAGTTGGGCATCAAGGCAGCCCCTGACAAAAAAGACATCGTTACCCATATCGGTTACGATGATTTTGGAAGGCAAGACAAAGAATGGTTGCCCTATCATGAGCCTACCGGTACCCTGGGCACCTACCGCGGTGATATGGCCAGCACAACCAGATCCTATTATAAAACCAATTACCCAGAAGACTTTACCAGTCTAAGCAGCGGTACGGCCAATGCCTACGGCGAAAAGGATTTTGAGGATTCACCTTTGAACCGTGTTCTGAAACAAGCAGCACCTGGTCAAGACTGGCGCCTGGGCGCAGGCCACGAAATCGAATTTGACTATGAAGTGAACGCTGCCAACGAGGTACGACTGTTCACCGTAGATCTGACCATTTCAAACGGCATATACATGCCGAGCCTTTCCAATGACGGTCATTATGTTGCGGGCACCCTTTACAAAAATGTGGTCAAAGATGAAAACCATAGCTCAGGTACCGACCATACGACAGAAGAGTTTACCGACATGCAGGGCAGGGTGGTTTTAAAACGTACCCACAACAATGGAGACCATGACACCTATTATGTCTATGATGATTTCGGAAATTTGACCTATGTATTACCGCCCAAGGTGACCACTTCAAGTGTGAGCAGTACCGAACTGAACGAACTGTGCTACCAGTACCGCTATGACGGCCGCAATCGTTTGGCCGAAAAAAAATTGCCGGGCAAGGGCTGGGAATCGGTGGTCTACAATAAGCTTGACCAGCCCATCATGACCCAAGATGCCAATCAAGACAGTGCCAATGAATGGCTGTTCACCAAATACGACGCCTTTGGTCGTGTTGCCTATACCGGGGTCGATACGGGCAACTCAAGTAGCAGAAACTCGGTACAAAACGGTGCAGATAGCGAAAGCGATCAATTTGAAACCCGCACCAGCGGTGCCAATACCTATGCAGGTACTACCGTCTATTACAGCAAGACGGCCTACCCGACCAGTTTCAACGCAGTGTACACGATCAATTATTATGACGACTATGTCGATACCGATGGGTTAAGTGTTCCCAGTACCGTGCTGGGCCAAACGACCACCTCTGACACCCAAGGGCTGGCCACAGTGGGCAAGGTAAGGGTGCTGGGCACCAATGATTGGATCACTACTATCACAGGCTATGATGCCAAGGGGCGTGTCATATATACCGCAAGCAAGAACAACTACCTGAACACCACAACTATTGTGGAGACTGAACTTGATTTTGGGGGCAAGGTGTTGCAGACCAAAACTACCCATAGTCGTACGGGCCATACCGATGTGGTGACCACTGACACCTTTGCCTATGACCATCAGGGCAGGTTGTTACGGCAAACGCAGACCATCAATGGGCAGTCTCAAGAGACCTTGTTGCACAATACCTACGATAATTTGGGCCTTTTGGCACAAAAGACCGTGGGCGGTGGCCTACAGACCGTCGATTATGCCTATAATGTAAGGGGGTGGCTTAAAAGCATCAACGATCCCGGTAGTTTGGGCAGTGACCTGTTCGCCTTTGGCATCAATTACAATACGGTAGCGCATAGTGGCACCCAACTCTATAATGGTAATATAGCTGAAACGGAGTGGCGGACCGCCAATGACAACGTACAACGTTGGTATCGTTATGGATATGATGCCCTTAATCGTATAAACAGTGCAACGGCCAATAGCACCAATTATCACGTAAGCGACATCACCTATGATAAGAATGGAAATATTTTGACCCTAAAAAGAAAAGGGCATACCAATGCCAGTGCCACAAATTTTGGCATGATGGATGACCTTACCTATACTTATGGGGCCAATAGCAATAAACTTTACAACATGTTGGATGAGGCAAGTACAAGTCAGGGTTTCAATGACTTCCTGCATGGCGACACCTCGGTTGAAGAATATACTTATGACGATAACGGCAACATGGTCAAAGATCTCAACAAGGGGATAGGAACGGTAAGTACCGATGGTATTACCTATAACCATTTAAACCTTCCCACTAGTGTTGTGATCAATAACGCGCAACATAATGGGACAATTTCCTATATTTACGATGCCACGGGCGTAAAACAACGGAAGATAGTGAGCACCGGAACCACTACAGATTATGCGGGCAATTATGTATATGAAAACAATGCCCTGCAGTTCTTCAATCATCCAGAAGGCTATGTGGCCCCCGACGGTACAGGAGGGTATGAATATGTCTACCAATACAAAGACCATTTGGGGAACGTGCGGCTAAGCTATACCGATAACAATGGCATTTTGGAAATCGTGGAAGAAAGCAACTACTACCCCTTCGGCCTTAAGCATAAAGGGTACAACGATGGCGTTTCGTCCTTGGGCAACGATGTGGCGCAGAAGTGGAAGTATAATGGCGTAGAACTTGATGAGACCACGGGGTTGTATGAGATGGATCTAAGGCAGTATGATCCGGCCATTGCAAGGTGGACTTCCATTGACCCCGTTACTCACTATTCAGCAAGTACATATAACGCTTTTGACAATAACCCTATTTTTTTTGCAGACCCTAGTGGTGCCGATTCGGAAAGTTTCTGGCAAAATGTTTTCAGGGCTAGGGACAGGGATGGCCAAACACTTGCTGACCTTAGCGGTGGTGATAATTTTGAAGAATCGGATGGAAGCAATGATAATACTTCTAGTGAATCCGAATCTAACGAGGATTGCTGTGAAGAATATATCGCAAGTTTATTTCATTATAAGGGGCCAAAAGAAACAAGATATTATAAAAATAATCCTGACAAGGAAAAAATTGTTCTTCAAGCGGCCTATAAAGCAGGTGTTTTGGCAACAAGGGTTTCTAATGATCTGGGCGGTGATAATTTAGGATATAGTGGGGCTATTCGACATTCATATTGGATGTATTTAATTGCCGTAGAATTAGGTCCAGAATTGGCTGAAAGACTTGGAATGTTACATGAAGATTATGAGATTACCGTAGGGGAACATAAAGGAAAAAATAATCTAACAACAAGAGATAGTCAAATGGATCAGGTGAATAATGCATTTGGAATTCTAATAGCCAGAAAGAATCCTAATTTAACTGATTTAGAGTTCGAGGATATTTTCTTAAAAACTGTTAATCATAAGGATTATCAAAAACTAATTAAGATTTTTGATACACATACAATACCAAAAGAATCTTTAAAAGTGAAGGCCGAAAGAGTCAAAAGAATGGACGAAAGAACTTTTGTGAGATTCGGAGAGTTTTAA
- a CDS encoding type II secretion system F family protein: protein MGFKLNHTIPAESQRTTSEGGLEGLLKKEITLFGTFFNNKKKEHFYSELAVLLKAGVHLREALQLLADNQKKEKLRNFYTTMVDNLDAGQSLCDVLQSRKVFTEYEYYSVQIGEESGNLARIIEELGGFFARKNEQRRQLLNAMTYPIIIFCTAVLVVIFMLRMVVPMFEDIFRQNGVELPTITKWIISASKGIKDYGWLVLFLLVGLLLFRKILFKKESVQRKRDAFLLKVPFLGQFIRSVYLSQFTQAVTLLTASKVPVLNSIQMARRMIRFYPLQDALAQMEAKIMKGASLNESIKGNKIFDNKMASLIKVAEETNQTEFIFEKLNQQYSQEVQQKSKLLSTLMEPLIIVVIGLFVGVILVSMYLPMFKLSSVLG from the coding sequence ATGGGGTTTAAACTAAATCATACCATACCTGCTGAATCACAGCGCACCACTTCTGAAGGGGGGCTAGAGGGGCTGTTAAAAAAGGAAATCACCCTTTTCGGAACCTTTTTCAACAATAAAAAGAAAGAGCATTTCTATTCTGAATTGGCGGTGCTCTTAAAGGCAGGTGTGCACCTGCGGGAGGCGTTACAACTATTGGCCGACAACCAGAAGAAGGAAAAGCTGCGCAATTTTTATACCACTATGGTAGATAATTTGGATGCCGGGCAAAGTCTTTGTGACGTATTGCAGTCTAGAAAAGTGTTCACCGAGTATGAATACTATTCTGTTCAGATAGGGGAAGAAAGCGGTAATTTGGCACGGATCATTGAGGAATTGGGGGGTTTCTTTGCACGTAAAAATGAGCAACGGCGACAACTGTTGAATGCCATGACCTACCCCATCATCATTTTTTGCACGGCGGTTTTGGTGGTCATTTTTATGCTACGGATGGTCGTGCCCATGTTCGAGGATATCTTTCGCCAGAACGGGGTTGAACTGCCCACCATCACCAAATGGATCATATCGGCCTCCAAGGGTATCAAAGACTATGGCTGGTTGGTGCTTTTCTTACTGGTTGGACTGCTATTGTTCAGAAAGATTCTTTTTAAGAAGGAAAGTGTGCAGCGAAAACGGGATGCCTTTTTGTTGAAAGTTCCTTTCTTGGGCCAGTTCATCCGTTCTGTCTACCTATCCCAGTTCACACAGGCGGTGACCCTGTTGACGGCCTCAAAAGTGCCCGTTTTGAACAGTATACAAATGGCAAGGCGCATGATTCGTTTCTATCCTTTGCAAGATGCCCTGGCCCAAATGGAAGCCAAGATCATGAAGGGGGCGAGCCTTAATGAGAGCATCAAGGGCAACAAGATCTTTGACAATAAGATGGCCTCATTGATCAAGGTGGCCGAAGAGACCAACCAGACAGAATTTATCTTTGAAAAGCTCAACCAGCAATATAGTCAAGAGGTGCAGCAAAAATCAAAACTGCTGTCTACCCTTATGGAACCCTTGATCATTGTGGTCATCGGCCTTTTTGTGGGGGTCATCTTGGTATCGATGTACCTGCCCATGTTCAAGTTGAGCAGTGTGTTGGGGTGA
- a CDS encoding GIY-YIG nuclease family protein: protein MTSNLNERIKRHNGGRERTTRPYVPFVLIYEEEHPDRRTARKREKYWKSGVGKEKLRRLRDGLS, encoded by the coding sequence ATGACCTCTAACTTAAATGAGAGAATCAAAAGACATAATGGTGGCAGGGAGAGAACAACCAGACCTTATGTTCCCTTTGTATTGATTTACGAAGAAGAACATCCTGATAGACGTACTGCTCGTAAAAGAGAAAAGTACTGGAAATCAGGAGTTGGCAAAGAAAAATTGAGAAGGCTCAGAGATGGGCTTTCATGA
- a CDS encoding GIY-YIG nuclease family protein → MVWVYALSSLRFNYIYVGMTSNLNERIKRHNGGRERTTKPYVPFVLVYKEEHPDRRTAREREKYWKSGVGKEKLRRLRDGLS, encoded by the coding sequence ATGGTTTGGGTCTATGCCTTGTCGAGTTTGCGATTCAATTATATTTATGTTGGAATGACCTCTAACTTAAATGAGAGAATCAAAAGACATAATGGTGGCAGGGAGAGAACAACAAAGCCTTATGTTCCCTTTGTATTGGTTTACAAGGAAGAGCATCCTGATAGGCGTACTGCCCGTGAAAGGGAAAAGTACTGGAAATCGGGAGTTGGTAAAGAAAAATTGAGAAGGCTCAGAGATGGGCTTTCATGA
- a CDS encoding ribose-phosphate pyrophosphokinase, with protein MPYQVPEPKIFACTQSAELGKKIAKKYGAELGNVIFSRYSDGEFQPSFEESIRGARIFIIGSTNPSSENLMEMLLMLDAAKRASARHITAVMPYFGWARQDRKDKPRVPIAAKLIAKMLETAGATRIITMDLHADQIQGFFEKPVDHLFASTLFLPYLKKLNLDNLCIASPDMGGSKRAYAYSKALESDVVICYKQRAKANVISKMELIGEVKGKNVVLVDDMVDTAGTLTKAADLMIERGAKSVRAISTHGLLSGNAHEKIEKSKLKELIITDSIPSKKESERIKVLSCAGLFADVMHRVHHNTSISSKFLM; from the coding sequence ATGCCCTATCAGGTTCCAGAACCCAAGATTTTTGCTTGTACGCAAAGTGCCGAACTCGGAAAGAAAATCGCCAAGAAATATGGTGCCGAGCTGGGCAATGTAATATTCTCACGATACAGTGATGGTGAGTTTCAACCTTCTTTTGAGGAATCGATTCGGGGAGCTCGAATTTTTATCATTGGCTCAACCAATCCAAGTTCTGAAAACTTAATGGAAATGCTATTGATGCTCGATGCCGCCAAACGTGCATCGGCACGGCATATAACTGCGGTAATGCCCTATTTCGGATGGGCCCGGCAAGATCGAAAAGATAAGCCCAGGGTACCGATAGCGGCCAAGCTAATCGCCAAGATGTTGGAAACGGCCGGAGCGACACGAATCATCACGATGGATCTGCACGCCGATCAAATTCAGGGGTTTTTTGAAAAACCAGTGGACCATCTCTTTGCCTCCACCTTGTTTTTGCCCTACCTGAAGAAGCTGAATTTAGATAATCTGTGCATCGCCTCACCCGATATGGGGGGCTCAAAACGGGCCTATGCCTATTCAAAAGCATTGGAAAGCGATGTCGTTATCTGTTACAAACAACGGGCCAAGGCAAATGTCATTTCAAAGATGGAGCTGATCGGTGAAGTAAAAGGCAAAAACGTGGTACTGGTCGATGATATGGTCGATACTGCCGGTACGCTCACCAAAGCGGCCGACCTTATGATAGAGCGTGGAGCGAAAAGTGTTCGTGCCATTAGCACACACGGTCTTTTGTCAGGCAATGCCCATGAAAAAATTGAAAAATCAAAACTGAAGGAATTGATCATCACCGATTCAATCCCTTCCAAAAAAGAAAGTGAAAGAATCAAAGTGTTGAGTTGTGCCGGCCTATTTGCCGATGTCATGCACCGCGTGCACCACAACACCTCAATATCTTCAAAATTCTTAATGTAA
- a CDS encoding 50S ribosomal protein L25/general stress protein Ctc codes for MKSITIKGSQRESVGKAATKALRNAGKVPCVLYGGEKPLHFSADEISFKDLVYTPNAHTVVIELENGEKFDAVMQDIQFHPVNDKILHVDFYQLFEDKLVTMNIPVRLMGNSPGVRNGGRLLFRKRKLEIRALPADLPDFFNVDISKLKIGDNISVESLLSDDFTILHPDSTVVVQVKTQRAAIVVEDDEEVEGEEGAEATEGAAEGAEAPAAETPAEESAE; via the coding sequence ATGAAGTCAATTACAATCAAAGGATCCCAAAGAGAAAGCGTGGGCAAGGCAGCGACCAAGGCCCTACGTAATGCTGGAAAGGTCCCTTGCGTGCTGTACGGAGGGGAAAAACCATTGCACTTTTCAGCAGATGAGATTTCGTTCAAAGATTTAGTGTACACCCCCAACGCCCACACTGTTGTGATTGAGTTGGAAAACGGTGAAAAGTTCGATGCCGTAATGCAAGACATTCAGTTTCACCCGGTCAATGACAAGATTTTGCATGTAGATTTCTATCAATTGTTCGAAGACAAACTGGTGACCATGAATATTCCCGTACGCCTGATGGGCAATTCACCCGGGGTACGAAACGGGGGTCGGTTACTGTTTCGAAAGCGTAAACTTGAAATTCGTGCGTTGCCGGCCGATCTTCCCGATTTCTTCAATGTAGATATTTCAAAATTGAAGATCGGTGACAACATATCGGTAGAATCATTGCTCAGCGATGACTTTACCATTCTGCATCCAGATTCAACGGTCGTGGTTCAAGTCAAGACCCAACGTGCCGCCATCGTTGTTGAAGACGATGAAGAAGTGGAAGGAGAAGAAGGAGCCGAAGCAACTGAGGGTGCAGCAGAAGGTGCTGAAGCCCCAGCCGCTGAAACCCCTGCTGAAGAAAGCGCAGAGTAA
- the pth gene encoding aminoacyl-tRNA hydrolase — MFKWILSLFGKQTSILSEGNTMKKFLIVGLGNIGSEYADTRHNVGFRILDALAQEEELTFETSKLGDTAVFKFKGRQALCLKPSTYMNLSGKAVRYWMDKENIPLENVLIIADDINLPFGTLRLKIKGSDGGHNGLKDIQHILQTTTYCRFRFGVGADFSKGKQVDHVLGQWNEEENEKLPERLKKSTGIIRSFIFAGAKNTMNQFNNT, encoded by the coding sequence ATGTTCAAATGGATACTTTCGCTGTTTGGAAAACAGACGTCCATTCTATCTGAAGGCAATACCATGAAGAAATTTTTGATTGTTGGTCTGGGCAACATCGGTTCTGAATATGCCGATACCCGACATAATGTGGGTTTCAGAATATTGGATGCCTTGGCCCAAGAAGAAGAGCTGACCTTTGAAACCTCGAAATTGGGCGACACGGCGGTTTTTAAGTTCAAGGGAAGACAGGCGCTTTGCCTAAAACCTTCGACCTATATGAACCTCAGCGGAAAAGCCGTACGCTATTGGATGGACAAAGAAAACATTCCTCTTGAAAATGTACTGATCATCGCCGATGACATCAATCTACCTTTTGGCACCCTTCGTCTGAAGATAAAAGGAAGCGATGGGGGCCACAACGGGCTCAAAGATATTCAACATATCTTGCAGACCACTACATACTGCCGTTTTCGTTTTGGGGTAGGTGCTGATTTCAGCAAGGGCAAACAGGTCGATCATGTGCTCGGCCAATGGAACGAAGAGGAGAATGAAAAACTGCCCGAACGGCTGAAAAAAAGTACCGGGATCATTCGCTCATTTATCTTTGCAGGTGCCAAGAACACCATGAACCAGTTTAACAATACTTAG